The genomic interval GAACAAGATGTACAGGAGGACAGTGGTATAACGTGATGAAAGGATTCCACCTCCGAGCCAGAGGAGGGCAGTGTGTGGCTGGCCCATTCTGACTAATACGACggaccctccactctctctcgtTGTCGATCTCTGtgtcccttctctccttctctgtcgaTATCCCTGTCCCATCCACCTCGCtcgctctcgccctccctctctctttctcactttctctcccccttcactctcttgctctctctctcctcttcagtgATCACACAGCAGCACTGTAGAGAGACATGCCAGACCCTTTGATCACACCacaccaggggagagagagtggggggtagAGTGTGTCACATACACTAGTGTTCTCCATTCTACTAGAACTCTGACATAATTATCACCACCGATGGAATGGCACAGACAGTAACAAAggatgggatggatggatggatgatggatgatatggatggatgatggatgatggatggatggatggatggctgcaTAGAGGAGAAAAGGAGGACAAGAACCACTTGCAAAGAGGATCTGTTGTTAAAGATAGACAGATCATTTTAACACCCAGAACCAaatcagctacacacacacacacacacacacacacacacacacacacacacacacacacaccaaatcagCTACTCGGTTTCAAGCCAGTCACAGGACTAATAGAGAGgacgaggaagaggaagaggatgagatgAATTGACATCATCCACAGTGAAAAGAGACGACAGTCAGGACACTAGTTAGAGATCAATATGAACATAGCAGTGACCTACaagcacacatactgtacagcagACAACACACCATACGTTTTTATTGCATTGATGAAGTGACTGAGCTGTATATGTGTAttcatagccgcgggaagtagctTGGGGATGGTGGTCTGGGAGTGCTGCGATCTAGACATTTTTGGGGGCCCGCACTACAGATGGCTATATTGGTCCACTAACACAGGACTTGTCAAGGCCCAGTTCACTACTTTTGTGTTGAAAAAATtatttcttaaaaaatatatgtatttaattatttatttattttattctgtTTTTTTCAGGGGGTGCAGTGTCCTCAGTGCCcttacttcccgcggctatgtgTGCGTTTTAAAATGATGAaataaaattaattaattaatcaatcaatcaataaagaCTTTTGGTTTAGACAAGACAACAACAGAGATTCCAAttgtatcaatcaatcaaccaatcaacaaGCGGTCATATAGTTCCCTAAGGGGTTCCAATTTTATTAATCATTGGGACTTGATGCATCCAAGATAAGGATCGTTTGATTCATTTTGGCACCTTGAAAAGACGTTAAGCTTTTTTATTTTCATTGAAACAACACAAcgcaaagaaagaaagaaacaccATAAGGCTGTGTGAGATTTCAAAATGAAGATGACAGAAGTATTCGTTCCAAAGAAATCAGAGGTTTTTTtttcttataaaaaaaaaaaaaaggctttaCGTTCGTCAAAGTTTGTTTCTTTGATTAGTTACGCCCCTTGAAAGCATTGTTAAATGAAGCCCCGCCCCTTCTACCTGCCTGTCGTCGAAAAAAGAGAAATACACACATTACAGTAACATTTGAACTGCCAACTTGGTTTTCACAACAACCCCCACTGTACCGCCTGTACTGTGTCATTGTTCAACATGTAGGTTGGATGATTTGATTAGCATGCATGTAGAGTTCTTAACATGGGAGTCCCTCAGTCTTAGCTTCGTCTAGTTGGTCTTCTTCTCTCACCGTTTCCTCTTGATTTTTTATAGCAGTGTCTTTCGCTAAGTGTCTGTTTGTCTCAGAGTAAGTAGTTGACTGTCCGATTACCCAGAACTCATGTGGCTCATCATGTGACTCCCCTCTGGACTCTACCTCTTTTTTTTTGTAGCTCGTCCGTCCGAAGAGGAAGTGATGTCGACGTTTGACATTTCACCTATCACCCCCTATTGACCTTTGGCCCCAAACAAATATGGCCTCGGTCCAGGGACCTGAGTCAGCAGAAAGGTAACAGAAGGAATCACTTAAAAACAATAGAATctatctatatattattaactaaacTGCTTGTTGGCTAGTTGCCATGGTTCCATGTAAGCTATGTTTACGtcacttcctgttgttgttgttgtttttcagtcCCAACGAATCAACTCATTCCTCCTCCTCCGCTGTAGTTTCCATGACGACTTGATTTCGTTTCACCTTGTTTGTCGTTatgtcattattgttattttcactTTTTGCGTCAGGGAAGTCTCTCCGTGATTTAGTAACatatatattcatatattcaTATATAATTGATACATATATTAACTTAGACCATTTCATTTTTTGCGGTCTGGATTCCCTCCCTGCGTTAAAGTCCCAACCCACAATGGTTCACAGTATTAATGTGAAAAATTATGAAATCAAACAGAGCAACTAAagagaagagtgtaggggtgtagggaaggaggggaagaaaaacaagggcactgcgttcatccacctctggcctgctcgcctccctaccactgaggaagtacagttcccgctcagcccagtcaaaactgttcgctgctctggccccccgatggtggaacaaactccctcacgacgccaggacagcggagtcaatcaccaccttccggagacacctgaaaccccacctctttaaggaatacctaggataggataaagtaatccttctgacccccccccccccttaaaagatttagatgcactgttgtaaagtggctgttccactggatgtcataaggtgaatgcaccaatttgtaagtcgctctggataagagcgtctgctaaatgacttaaatgtaaatgtaaatgtaatgtaagagtgtaggggtgtagggaaggaggcgaagaagagtgtaggggtgtagggaaggagggggagaagagtgtagggaaggagggggagaagagtggaggggtgtagggaaggagggggagaagagtgtaggggtgtagggaaggagggggagaagagtgtaggggtgtagggaaggagggggagaagagtgtaggggtgtagggaaggagggggagaagggtgtaggggtgtagggaaggaggggaagaagagtgtaggggtgtagggaaggagggggagaagagtgtaggggtgtagggaaggagggggagaagagtgtaggggtgtagggaaggagggggagaagagtgtaggggtgtagggaaggagggggagaagagtgtaggggtgtagggaaggagggggagaagagtgtaggggtgtagggaaggaggggagaagagtgtaggggtgtagggaaggagggggagaagagtgtaggggtgtagggaaggaggggagaagagtgtagggaaggagggggagaagagtgtaggggtgtagggaaggagggggagaagagtgtaggggtgtagggaaggagggggagaagagtgtaggggtgtagggaaggaaggggagaagagtgtaggggtgtagggaaggagggggagaagagtgtaggggtgtagggaaggaggggagaagagtgtagggaaggagggggagaagagtgtaggggtgtagggaaggaggggagaagggtgtaggggtgtagggaaggagggggagaagagtgtaggggtgtagggaaggagggggagaagagtgtaggggtgtagggaaggaggggaagaagagtgtaggggtgtagggaaggaggggaagaagagtgtaggggtgtagggaaggagggggagaagagtgtaggggtgtagggaaggagggggagaaggggtgtATTGGGTGTAGGGAACTAAGAAGAGAGTCATAAAAAAATTGAACTCTGTTTTAAATTCGTAGTCTGGCCCTAGTCTCCCCACTCCTCCGTGGTTCCCCAACCCCACTACCTCATCCCTTCTCTGGGTACAGAGAGAGTGACACCCCATCCCCTCCCTTGCCTCCTTTCTCCCTACTCCTCCCGTTTCCCATCCTCCCCTGTCATAACTTTACAAACATGTTTAAAACTCCTTAAACAACGGTAGATGGGAAAGTCATGCATTTTCTTTTTTCAGATTTTTTTGCACTTTTTTTCAACATGGAAACTCATATGAtgatcaccatcatcatcatcatcatcgctgTATTAGAAGTATCCGGAACGGAAGCAGAGCTCATCTGTTTTGTTCTGTTACGCTCTGTTCATCCCTccttctttctcactctcttcctccctcacagtcctctccctctctccatccctccatttctctccacccctctctccgcccccctctccctccctctctccatccctccatttctctccgCCCCCTCTccgcccccctctccctccctctctccctctctccatccctccatttctctccacccctctctccgcccccctctccctccctctctccctctctccctccctccatccctccacccctctctccgccccctctctctccctctctccctctctccatccctccatttctctccgcccccctctccctccctctctccatccctctctccgccccctctccctccctctctccctccctctctccctccctctctccctctctccatccctccacccctctccctccctctctccctccctctctccctctttccatccctccgccccctctccacccctctctccgcccccctctccctccctctcatacaGGTGTGGTACGGCGGTTAGCTGCGCTGCCCGTGTCCGTCAGGTCTTTTTGAATACTGTTGTGGACCTGTAGGAAGCTGTGGTCCCGTTCCAACGTGGTTGAGTTATAGGCGGCTGTCGGCGTGCCTGTCTGGTTCTTCAGCGTATCCCGCGGCAACGTGTACATGGACAGCTCCGTCGACGGTAGCGCCCCGAATGCCTTCAGCCCCACCGGGGACGTGTCCCGGGATGCGTCCCCGGTGGAACGGGAGCTGGAGCGCGAGCGTCCCCGGTAACGGTAGCGGTAGGAGGGGATGCGCGTGATGGCGGCGCCTTGGAGGTAGTCGGCGGCGCTGATGGCGGCCCCCACGCGGAGCTGCCGGTGGCGGTCGATGAACATGTGCACTGCGAGCACGCCCACCATCTCGGCCATGATGAAGGAGAGGGCGCCGAAGTAGAAGGACCAGCCATAAGAATAACTGTTCTTCTTCGAGTCCGACTTGGACGGGTCGCCCGCGTTGGCTGATATGTAGACGATGATGCCGATGATGTTACTCAgtcctggaggagagggggaagagggagagagatgggggggagagggggaagagggagagagatgggggggagagggggaagagggagagagatgggggggagaggggggtcatcatcatcatcagcctcatctatctatctctctctctctctctctctttctctccccgccccctcctctctctctttctctccccgccccctcctctctctctctctctctctctctctctctctctctctctctctctctctctctctctcgctctctcgctctctttctctccccgccccctcctctctctctctctctctctcgctctctttctctccccgccccctcctctctctctctcttccccccccctcctctctctctctctctctctttctctctctctctctctctttctctccccgccCCCCTCTCTTACACTTTGTCTCTTTTGCTCTCTATGTGTCTATCatctgtctctgactctgtctttctctctgcagtCTCTCTATCACTCTGTTCTTTCATCATatatataacatgtgtaaatgatggggctagaacagagcagaactgtGTCAGGGACACCTTATTTTTAGAGATCCTCATGGGTTCTCCACAGCCTagcaacaggagagagagaggggagagagatagagggggagagagagtgggagaggagagggagagagagagatgtgctcTATATGTCTGACCTGCACCATGGAGATAGTTATCTAGACCAGCCTagaactcctctctctctctgtctccctcactccccctctctctcttcctctctccctccttttctctcccttccctccgaCCCTTAATCTCCTTcactctcccctctatccctacccctcccctctatccgtctctccctacccctcccctctcaccctccctccctctatccctacccctcccctctcaccctccctccctctatccctacccctcccctctcaccctccttctatccccctctccctctatccctacccCTCCCCTCTCACGCTCCCTAACTCTATccctacccctcccctctcctctctcaccccccctccctctatccccctctccctctatccctacccctttccctctcaccctccttctatccctctccctctatccctaccccttccctcttaccctctctctatccccctccccctctatccctaCCCCCTCCCTACCTTCGTCTATCCCTGCCCCTTCCTTCtcaccttccttccctccctctacccccctcgccctaccccttccctctcaccctccctccctcattccctccctccctctacctctaccccttccctctcaccctccctccctctatccccctctccctctaaccctactccttccctctcaccctccccccctcaccctcccttcctcaccctcaccctcccttcctccatggCTACCTGCGGAGACGAA from Salvelinus alpinus chromosome 2, SLU_Salpinus.1, whole genome shotgun sequence carries:
- the LOC139544641 gene encoding voltage-dependent calcium channel gamma-2 subunit-like codes for the protein MECGNMGVFDRGVQMLLTTVGAFAAFSLMTIAVGTDYWLYSRGTCKSKSNNENETVKKNEEVMTHSGLWRTCCLEGSYKGMCKQIDHFPEDTDFQADGAEFFLRAVRASSIFPIMSVILLFMGGLCIAASEFYKSRHNIILSAGILFVSAGLSNIIGIIVYISANAGDPSKSDSKKNSYSYGWSFYFGALSFIMAEMVGVLAVHMFIDRHRQLRVGAAISAADYLQGAAITRIPSYRYRYRGRSRSSSRSTGDASRDTSPVGLKAFGALPSTELSMYTLPRDTLKNQTGTPTAAYNSTTLERDHSFLQVHNSIQKDLTDTGSAANRRTTPV